A genome region from Engraulis encrasicolus isolate BLACKSEA-1 chromosome 6, IST_EnEncr_1.0, whole genome shotgun sequence includes the following:
- the LOC134451348 gene encoding vitellogenin-like isoform X1 produces MKLVVLALTLALVASQHVNLAPEFSTSKTYVYKYEALLLGGLPVEGLARAGLKVSSKVLISAVAENILLLKLQDPEIFEYSGVWPKDPFVPATKLTAALASQLLIPIKFEYVNGVVGRVFAPAGVSPTVLNVHRGILNILQLNLKKTQNVYELQEAGAQGVCKTHYLINEDVKAQRIVVTKSKDLTNCQERIIKDLGLAYLETLEAKSLTGAATYNYIMKPSVTGGLITEATVRELHQVTPVAQMGGVAQMEAKQSLKFLEIEKTPIVPIHAEYLARGTILYEFATEILQTPIQLLRIHNAQAQAIEILNHLVANNVAKVHEDAPLKFIQLIQVLRVATFENIEAIWAQFHARPEYRRWILDTIPVVGTPAAVKFIKEKFLTGEISLPETIQILVAAVHMVPADLEVIRIFSSFALHHKVQEQPVLREIAMLGYGTMIAKYCAAVPTCPAELLKPIHDLAAEAIAKADIAEITLLLKVLGNAGHPASLKPIMKLLPGFGSAAAALPIRVQVDAILALRTIAKREPKMIQPVALQLFMDKALHPELRMVAAVVLFETRPPVALVSTIANVLKKETSMQIVSFVYSYIKSLTRSTAPDLASVAAASNVAIKILSPKLDKLCFRYSRGLYADIFRSSAMAGAAGTAFIINDGATLLPRTVVAKARAYLAGAAADLIEVGVRTEGLQEALLKTHALEDLENDRLTKMQRVMKVLADWKTLPKTQPLASGYIKFLGQEIAFANIDKALVDRAVQLAQTVDAKTMLKDALKALQTGIAAHIAKPLLAAEVRRIFPTAVGVPMELSLYSAAVATAAVKVKGIITPPLPEPLIAADLLKADIKLEAEATPSIAAETYAVMGVNTALIQAAVMARAKAVTVLPAKLQAIADIPKLNFKIEALPVPVPEHIAKVRFETLAIARNIEDIAAERITPMVPVIAAQRVSAERFASNSRSASLSSEIIYSDAAPQLRAGTPIHKTFCLPAALLGLKGCIELTSSNAALIKTIPLLNVIGQHSAQIAVRPADGPAIERLEVEVQVGPKAAEKILKEINIIDEESPEARAIIEQLKKMLEPALKASSSSSSSSSRASQLSSSSSSSLISSAWFGSSSILSSSSSSSRMEKVAPKQYPFKKYHKDQYLNSAQLTSAQLRSSASQRASFEAIYKENKFLGNAVTPVVVAIFRAVRADHKLLGYQAAAYLDKANWRLQTIISALAETDNWKMCADGVILSKFKVMSKIAWGKECTEYATILKAEAGIFGAAPAARVELEWITIPAIVTTYATKLNKYIPGVALMAGISVAKAKNSEKQIELTVAIPTEKSVDIIAKLPLMTLSKLALPLPFAVPISREAIIRAFPEDNILDNMQFMYAEVSSAQCSMERNMLTTFNNRRYKNEMPNSCYQVLAQDCTNELKFSVLLKKDQLTEQNHINVKIADLDVDLYPTGSDVLVKINGMEVPVSSLPYRHASGSVQIRQKAQGLALHAPKLGLQEVYFSKDQWRVNVVDWMRGQVCGLCGKADGETRQEYSTPSGYQTESPVSFAHSWVLSAESCRDSTECRMKLESVKLEKQINVNGQDSKCYSVEPVLRCLPGCLPLKTMPVTVGYHCLPIESSSLDLDSINEKSVDLRETAEAHMACQCNARCA; encoded by the exons ATGAAGCTGGTTGTGTTAGCCCTGACTTTGGCCCTTGTGG cgAGTCAACATGTGAACCTTG CCCCTGAGTTTTCCACCTCCAAGACCTATGTGTACAAGTATGAGGCACTGCTTCTGGGCGGCCTTCCTGTGGAAGGACTGGCCAGAGCAGGACTGAAAGTCAGCAGCAAAGTTCTCATCAGTGCTGTGGCTGAAAACATCCTCCTGCTGAAG CTCCAAGATCCTGAGATCTTTGAGTACAGTGGTGTGTGGCCCAAGGATCCTTTTGTCCCAGCCACCAAGCTCACCGCAGCCTTGGCTTCTCAGCTCTTGATCCCCATCAAGTTTGAGTATGTCAACGGTGTGGTTGGTAGGGTTTTTGCCCCCGCTGGAGTGTCCCCCACAGTACTGAATGTGCACAGAGGTATCCTGAACATCCTTCAGCTCAACCTGAAGAAGACCCAGAACGTTTATGAGCTGCAAGAG GCTGGAGCCCAGGGAGTGTGCAAGACCCACTACCTCATCAACGAGGATGTCAAGGCTCAGCGCATTGTTGTCACTAAGTCCAAGGACCTCACCAACTGTCAGGAGAGGATCATCAAGGATTTGGGTCTGGCTTACCTGGAAACCCTG GAAGCAAAGTCTCTGACTGGAGCTGCCACCTACAACTACATCATGAAGCCAAGTGTCACCGGTGGTCTGATCACTGAAGCCACAGTGAGGGAACTTCACCAGGTCACCCCTGTTGCTCAGATGGGTGGAGTTGCACAGATGGAAGCCAA ACAATCCCTGAAGTTCCTTGAAATTGAGAAGACCCCTATTGTGCCTATCCACGCTGAATATCTGGCCCGCGGAACCATCCTGTATGAGTTCGCCACTGAGATTCTTCAGACTCCAATTCAGCTCCTCAGAATTCACAATGCCCAGGCTCAG GCTATTGAGATCCTGAACCATCTGGTTGCCAACAATGTGGCTAAGGTCCACGAGGATGCTCCTCTTAAGTTCATCCAGTTGATCCAGGTTTTGCGTGTGGCCACCTTCGAGAACATTGAGGCCATCTGGGCTCAGTTCCATGCCAGGCCTGAATACAG ACGCTGGATTCTGGACACCATTCCCGTTGTTGGAACACCAGCTGCTGTGAAGTTCATCAAGGAGAAGTTCCTGACTGGAGAAATCAGCCTTCCCGAAACTATTCAGATTCTTGTGGCTGCTGTGCATATGGTTCCTGCTGATCTGGAAGTCATCAGAATTTTCTCT AGCTTTGCCCTCCACCATAAGGTTCAGGAACAGCCTGTTCTGCGTGAGATCGCCATGTTGGGTTATGGTACCATGATTGCCAAGTACTGTGCTGCCGTTCCCACTTGCCCAGCTGAGCTCCTGAAG CCCATCCACGACCTTGCTGCTGAGGCCATTGCTAAGGCTGATATTGCTGAGATCACCCTGCTCCTCAAGGTTCTGGGTAATGCTGGTCATCCCGCCAGTCTTAAGCCCATCATGAAGCTTTTGCCCGGATTTGGCTCCGCAGCCGCTGCTCTCCCCATCAGAGTCCAAGTCGATGCCATCCTGGCCCTTAGGACCATTGCCAAGAGGGAGCCTAAGATG ATCCAGCCAGTGGCCCTGCAGCTGTTCATGGACAAGGCTCTTCACCCTGAGCTGCGTATGGTGGCCGCTGTGGTTCTGTTTGAGACCAGACCCCCAGTCGCACTGGTGTCCACCATTGCCAACGTTCTGAAGAAGGAGACCAGCATGCAGATTGTGAGCTTTGTGTACTCATACATCAAATCCCTCACCAGGAGCACTGCCCCAGACCTTGCCTCCGT TGCTGCTGCCAGCAATGTTGCCATCAAGATCCTGAGCCCCAAGCTGGACAAACTGTGCTTCCGTTACAGCAGAGGCCTCTACGCTGACATCTTCAGAA GCTCTGCCATGGCTGGAGCTGCTGGCACTGCCTTCATCATCAACGATGGTGCAACTCTTTTGCCCAGAACTGTTGTGGCCAAGGCCCGTGCCTACCttgctggagctgctgctgatCTTATTGAG GTTGGAGTGAGAACCGAGGGACTTCAGGAGGCTCTTCTGAAAACTCATGCTCTGGAGGACTTGGAAAATGATAGACTTACTAAGATGCAGCGCGTCATGAAAGTT CTTGCTGATTGGAAGACCTTGCCAAAGACCCAGCCTTTGGCATCCGGTTACATCAAGTTCCTTGGACAGGAAATTGCCTTCGCAAACATTGACAAAGCCCTTGTTGATAGAGCTGTTCAG CTCGCCCAGACCGTTGATGCCAAGACCATGCTGAAGGATGCCCTGAAGGCACTGCAGACTGGCATTGCTGCCCACATCGCTAAGCCTCTGCTGGCTGCTGAGGTTCGTCGCATCTTCCCCACTGCTGTTGGTGTGCCCATGGAACTCAGTCTCtactctgctgctgttgctactgctgcCGTCAAAG TTAAGGGAATCATCACCCCACCTCTGCCTGAACCCCTTATTGCTGCTGACCTGCTGAAGGCTGACATTAAGCTGGAGGCTGAGGCCACCCCAAG CATTGCTGCCGAGACTTATGCTGTGATGGGAGTCAACACTGCCCTGATCCAGGCTGCAGTCATGGCCCGTGCCAAGGCTGTCACTGTGCTGCCTGCTAAACTGCAGGCCATCGCTGATATCCCCAAGCTCAACTTCAAAATTGAGGCTCTTCCTGTTCCCGTACCCGAGCACATTGCTAAAGTCCG TTTTGAGACCCTGGCTATTGCCCGTAACATTGAGGACATCGCAGCTGAGAGGATCACACCCATGGTGCCAGTTATTGCTGCTCAGCGCGTGTCCGCTGAGAGGTTTGCCTCCAATTCTCGCAGTGCT TCCCTGTCTTCCGAGATCATTTACTCCGACGCAGCACCTCAGCTGAGGGCTGGCACACCAATCCACAAGACCTTCTGCCTCCCAGCTGCTCTCTTGGGTCTCAAGGGATGCATCGAACTCACCTCCAGCAATGCTGCCTTGATCAAGACTATTCCACTGCTCAACGTGATTGGACAGCATAGTGCCCAGATTGCTGTGAGACCAG CCGATGGCCCAGCAATTGAGAGACTGGAAGTTGAGGTGCAAGTCGGACCCAAGGCTGCCGAGAAGATCCTGAAGGAAATCAACATCATCGATGAGGAAAGTCCAGAGGCAAGAGCCATCATTGAGCAACTGAAGAAGATGCTCGAGCCTGCATTGAAggcctccagctccagctccagctcctcatcCCGTGCCAGCCAGCTCTCTAGTAGCTCTAGCAGCAGCCTGATCAGCTCCGCCTGGTTTGGATCCAGCAGCATCCTCAGCTCTTCCAGCAGCTCCTCTCGCATGGAGAAG GTTGCACCCAAGCAATACCCATTCAAGAAATACCACAAGGACCAG TATCTGAACTCAGCTCAATTGACCTCAGCTCAACTCAGGAGCAGCGCAAGCCAAAGAGCCAGCTTTGAGGCCATTTACAAGGAG AACAAGTTCCTTGGCAATGCTGTGACACCTGTTGTGGTTGCCATCTTCCGTGCTGTGAGAGCTGACCACAAGCTGCTGGGCTACCAGGCTGCCGCCTACCTTGACAAGGCCAACTGGAGGCTCCAGACCATCATCTCTGCTCTGGCTGAGACTGACAACTGGAAGATGTGTGCTGATGGTGTTATCCTGAGCAAGTTCAAAGTCATG TCAAAGATTGCCTGGGGTAAAGAGTGCACTGAATACGCCACCATCTTGAAGGCCGAGGCTGGCATTTTCGGTGCTGCCCCTGCTGCCCGTGTGGAGCTTGAATGGATTACAATCCCCGCTATTGTCACCACCTATGCAACCAA GCTGAACAAGTACATTCCTGGTGTTGCTTTGATGGCTGGAATCTCAGTGGCCAAGGCCAAGAACAGTGAAAAACAGATCGAACTGACCGTTGCCATCCCAACTGAGAAATCAGTTGACATCATTGCAAAACTGCCACTG ATGACTCTTTCCAAGCTGGCCCTGCCTCTGCCTTTTGCCGTGCCCATAAGCCGCGAAGCCATCATCCGTGCATTCCCAGAGGACAACATTCTTGACAATATGCAGTTCATGTATGCTGAGGTTTCCTCAG CTCAATGTTCCATGGAGCGCAACATGCTGACCACCTTCAACAACAGAAGATACAAGAATGAGATGCCAAACTCTTGCTACCAGGTGTTGGCTCAGGACTGCACCAATGAGCTCAAATTCAGTGTCCTCCTGAAGAAGGATCAGCTCACAGAGCAGAACCACATCAATGTGAAGATTGCAGATCT GGATGTCGACCTGTACCCCACTGGCTCTGATGTGCTGGTTAAGATCAACGGAATGGAGGTTCCCGTTTCCAGCCTTCCTTACAGACACGCCTCAG GCTCTGTCCAGATCAGACAGAAAGCTCAAGGCCTGGCACTTCACGCCCCTAAACTGGGTCTTCAGGAGGTTTACTTCAGCAAGGACCAATGGAGG GTGAATGTTGTGGACTGGATGAGAGGCCAGGTTTGTGGTCTCTGTGGAAAGGCTGACGGAGAGACCAGACAGGAATACTCCACACCAAGTGGCTACCAGACTGAGAGCCCAGTCAGCTTCGCCCACTCCTGGGTGCTCTCTGCCGAGAGCTGCCGCGACAGCACCG AATGCCGCATGAAGCTTGAATCCGTGAAGCTGGAGAAGCAGATCAATGTGAACGGACAGGACTCCAAATGCTACTCTGTCGAGCCCGTGCTGCGCTGTCTGCCTGGATGCCTCCCACTGAAGACCATGCCAGTCACCGTTGGATACCACTGCCTGCCCATTG AATCCAGTTCCCTGGACCTGGACAGTATCAATGAGAAGAGCGTGGACCTGAGGGAGACAGCAGAGGCCCACATGGCATGCCAGTGCAATGCCCGTTGTGCATAG
- the LOC134451348 gene encoding vitellogenin-like isoform X3, translated as MKLVVLALTLALVASQHVNLAPEFSTSKTYVYKYEALLLGGLPVEGLARAGLKVSSKVLISAVAENILLLKLQDPEIFEYSGVWPKDPFVPATKLTAALASQLLIPIKFEYVNGVVGRVFAPAGVSPTVLNVHRGILNILQLNLKKTQNVYELQEAGAQGVCKTHYLINEDVKAQRIVVTKSKDLTNCQERIIKDLGLAYLETLEAKSLTGAATYNYIMKPSVTGGLITEATVRELHQVTPVAQMGGVAQMEAKQSLKFLEIEKTPIVPIHAEYLARGTILYEFATEILQTPIQLLRIHNAQAQAIEILNHLVANNVAKVHEDAPLKFIQLIQVLRVATFENIEAIWAQFHARPEYRRWILDTIPVVGTPAAVKFIKEKFLTGEISLPETIQILVAAVHMVPADLEVIRIFSSFALHHKVQEQPVLREIAMLGYGTMIAKYCAAVPTCPAELLKPIHDLAAEAIAKADIAEITLLLKVLGNAGHPASLKPIMKLLPGFGSAAAALPIRVQVDAILALRTIAKREPKMIQPVALQLFMDKALHPELRMVAAVVLFETRPPVALVSTIANVLKKETSMQIVSFVYSYIKSLTRSTAPDLASVAAASNVAIKILSPKLDKLCFRYSRGLYADIFRSSAMAGAAGTAFIINDGATLLPRTVVAKARAYLAGAAADLIEVGVRTEGLQEALLKTHALEDLENDRLTKMQRVMKVLADWKTLPKTQPLASGYIKFLGQEIAFANIDKALVDRAVQLAQTVDAKTMLKDALKALQTGIAAHIAKPLLAAEVRRIFPTAVGVPMELSLYSAAVATAAVKVKGIITPPLPEPLIAADLLKADIKLEAEATPSIAAETYAVMGVNTALIQAAVMARAKAVTVLPAKLQAIADIPKLNFKIEALPVPVPEHIAKVRFETLAIARNIEDIAAERITPMVPVIAAQRVSSLSSEIIYSDAAPQLRAGTPIHKTFCLPAALLGLKGCIELTSSNAALIKTIPLLNVIGQHSAQIAVRPADGPAIERLEVEVQVGPKAAEKILKEINIIDEESPEARAIIEQLKKMLEPALKASSSSSSSSSRASQLSSSSSSSLISSAWFGSSSILSSSSSSSRMEKQYPFKKYHKDQYLNSAQLTSAQLRSSASQRASFEAIYKENKFLGNAVTPVVVAIFRAVRADHKLLGYQAAAYLDKANWRLQTIISALAETDNWKMCADGVILSKFKVMSKIAWGKECTEYATILKAEAGIFGAAPAARVELEWITIPAIVTTYATKLNKYIPGVALMAGISVAKAKNSEKQIELTVAIPTEKSVDIIAKLPLMTLSKLALPLPFAVPISREAIIRAFPEDNILDNMQSEIFFFFTFFTSAQCSMERNMLTTFNNRRYKNEMPNSCYQVLAQDCTNELKFSVLLKKDQLTEQNHINVKIADLDVDLYPTGSDVLVKINGMEVPVSSLPYRHASGSVQIRQKAQGLALHAPKLGLQEVYFSKDQWRVNVVDWMRGQVCGLCGKADGETRQEYSTPSGYQTESPVSFAHSWVLSAESCRDSTECRMKLESVKLEKQINVNGQDSKCYSVEPVLRCLPGCLPLKTMPVTVGYHCLPIESSSLDLDSINEKSVDLRETAEAHMACQCNARCA; from the exons ATGAAGCTGGTTGTGTTAGCCCTGACTTTGGCCCTTGTGG cgAGTCAACATGTGAACCTTG CCCCTGAGTTTTCCACCTCCAAGACCTATGTGTACAAGTATGAGGCACTGCTTCTGGGCGGCCTTCCTGTGGAAGGACTGGCCAGAGCAGGACTGAAAGTCAGCAGCAAAGTTCTCATCAGTGCTGTGGCTGAAAACATCCTCCTGCTGAAG CTCCAAGATCCTGAGATCTTTGAGTACAGTGGTGTGTGGCCCAAGGATCCTTTTGTCCCAGCCACCAAGCTCACCGCAGCCTTGGCTTCTCAGCTCTTGATCCCCATCAAGTTTGAGTATGTCAACGGTGTGGTTGGTAGGGTTTTTGCCCCCGCTGGAGTGTCCCCCACAGTACTGAATGTGCACAGAGGTATCCTGAACATCCTTCAGCTCAACCTGAAGAAGACCCAGAACGTTTATGAGCTGCAAGAG GCTGGAGCCCAGGGAGTGTGCAAGACCCACTACCTCATCAACGAGGATGTCAAGGCTCAGCGCATTGTTGTCACTAAGTCCAAGGACCTCACCAACTGTCAGGAGAGGATCATCAAGGATTTGGGTCTGGCTTACCTGGAAACCCTG GAAGCAAAGTCTCTGACTGGAGCTGCCACCTACAACTACATCATGAAGCCAAGTGTCACCGGTGGTCTGATCACTGAAGCCACAGTGAGGGAACTTCACCAGGTCACCCCTGTTGCTCAGATGGGTGGAGTTGCACAGATGGAAGCCAA ACAATCCCTGAAGTTCCTTGAAATTGAGAAGACCCCTATTGTGCCTATCCACGCTGAATATCTGGCCCGCGGAACCATCCTGTATGAGTTCGCCACTGAGATTCTTCAGACTCCAATTCAGCTCCTCAGAATTCACAATGCCCAGGCTCAG GCTATTGAGATCCTGAACCATCTGGTTGCCAACAATGTGGCTAAGGTCCACGAGGATGCTCCTCTTAAGTTCATCCAGTTGATCCAGGTTTTGCGTGTGGCCACCTTCGAGAACATTGAGGCCATCTGGGCTCAGTTCCATGCCAGGCCTGAATACAG ACGCTGGATTCTGGACACCATTCCCGTTGTTGGAACACCAGCTGCTGTGAAGTTCATCAAGGAGAAGTTCCTGACTGGAGAAATCAGCCTTCCCGAAACTATTCAGATTCTTGTGGCTGCTGTGCATATGGTTCCTGCTGATCTGGAAGTCATCAGAATTTTCTCT AGCTTTGCCCTCCACCATAAGGTTCAGGAACAGCCTGTTCTGCGTGAGATCGCCATGTTGGGTTATGGTACCATGATTGCCAAGTACTGTGCTGCCGTTCCCACTTGCCCAGCTGAGCTCCTGAAG CCCATCCACGACCTTGCTGCTGAGGCCATTGCTAAGGCTGATATTGCTGAGATCACCCTGCTCCTCAAGGTTCTGGGTAATGCTGGTCATCCCGCCAGTCTTAAGCCCATCATGAAGCTTTTGCCCGGATTTGGCTCCGCAGCCGCTGCTCTCCCCATCAGAGTCCAAGTCGATGCCATCCTGGCCCTTAGGACCATTGCCAAGAGGGAGCCTAAGATG ATCCAGCCAGTGGCCCTGCAGCTGTTCATGGACAAGGCTCTTCACCCTGAGCTGCGTATGGTGGCCGCTGTGGTTCTGTTTGAGACCAGACCCCCAGTCGCACTGGTGTCCACCATTGCCAACGTTCTGAAGAAGGAGACCAGCATGCAGATTGTGAGCTTTGTGTACTCATACATCAAATCCCTCACCAGGAGCACTGCCCCAGACCTTGCCTCCGT TGCTGCTGCCAGCAATGTTGCCATCAAGATCCTGAGCCCCAAGCTGGACAAACTGTGCTTCCGTTACAGCAGAGGCCTCTACGCTGACATCTTCAGAA GCTCTGCCATGGCTGGAGCTGCTGGCACTGCCTTCATCATCAACGATGGTGCAACTCTTTTGCCCAGAACTGTTGTGGCCAAGGCCCGTGCCTACCttgctggagctgctgctgatCTTATTGAG GTTGGAGTGAGAACCGAGGGACTTCAGGAGGCTCTTCTGAAAACTCATGCTCTGGAGGACTTGGAAAATGATAGACTTACTAAGATGCAGCGCGTCATGAAAGTT CTTGCTGATTGGAAGACCTTGCCAAAGACCCAGCCTTTGGCATCCGGTTACATCAAGTTCCTTGGACAGGAAATTGCCTTCGCAAACATTGACAAAGCCCTTGTTGATAGAGCTGTTCAG CTCGCCCAGACCGTTGATGCCAAGACCATGCTGAAGGATGCCCTGAAGGCACTGCAGACTGGCATTGCTGCCCACATCGCTAAGCCTCTGCTGGCTGCTGAGGTTCGTCGCATCTTCCCCACTGCTGTTGGTGTGCCCATGGAACTCAGTCTCtactctgctgctgttgctactgctgcCGTCAAAG TTAAGGGAATCATCACCCCACCTCTGCCTGAACCCCTTATTGCTGCTGACCTGCTGAAGGCTGACATTAAGCTGGAGGCTGAGGCCACCCCAAG CATTGCTGCCGAGACTTATGCTGTGATGGGAGTCAACACTGCCCTGATCCAGGCTGCAGTCATGGCCCGTGCCAAGGCTGTCACTGTGCTGCCTGCTAAACTGCAGGCCATCGCTGATATCCCCAAGCTCAACTTCAAAATTGAGGCTCTTCCTGTTCCCGTACCCGAGCACATTGCTAAAGTCCG TTTTGAGACCCTGGCTATTGCCCGTAACATTGAGGACATCGCAGCTGAGAGGATCACACCCATGGTGCCAGTTATTGCTGCTCAGCGCGTGTCC TCCCTGTCTTCCGAGATCATTTACTCCGACGCAGCACCTCAGCTGAGGGCTGGCACACCAATCCACAAGACCTTCTGCCTCCCAGCTGCTCTCTTGGGTCTCAAGGGATGCATCGAACTCACCTCCAGCAATGCTGCCTTGATCAAGACTATTCCACTGCTCAACGTGATTGGACAGCATAGTGCCCAGATTGCTGTGAGACCAG CCGATGGCCCAGCAATTGAGAGACTGGAAGTTGAGGTGCAAGTCGGACCCAAGGCTGCCGAGAAGATCCTGAAGGAAATCAACATCATCGATGAGGAAAGTCCAGAGGCAAGAGCCATCATTGAGCAACTGAAGAAGATGCTCGAGCCTGCATTGAAggcctccagctccagctccagctcctcatcCCGTGCCAGCCAGCTCTCTAGTAGCTCTAGCAGCAGCCTGATCAGCTCCGCCTGGTTTGGATCCAGCAGCATCCTCAGCTCTTCCAGCAGCTCCTCTCGCATGGAGAAG CAATACCCATTCAAGAAATACCACAAGGACCAG TATCTGAACTCAGCTCAATTGACCTCAGCTCAACTCAGGAGCAGCGCAAGCCAAAGAGCCAGCTTTGAGGCCATTTACAAGGAG AACAAGTTCCTTGGCAATGCTGTGACACCTGTTGTGGTTGCCATCTTCCGTGCTGTGAGAGCTGACCACAAGCTGCTGGGCTACCAGGCTGCCGCCTACCTTGACAAGGCCAACTGGAGGCTCCAGACCATCATCTCTGCTCTGGCTGAGACTGACAACTGGAAGATGTGTGCTGATGGTGTTATCCTGAGCAAGTTCAAAGTCATG TCAAAGATTGCCTGGGGTAAAGAGTGCACTGAATACGCCACCATCTTGAAGGCCGAGGCTGGCATTTTCGGTGCTGCCCCTGCTGCCCGTGTGGAGCTTGAATGGATTACAATCCCCGCTATTGTCACCACCTATGCAACCAA GCTGAACAAGTACATTCCTGGTGTTGCTTTGATGGCTGGAATCTCAGTGGCCAAGGCCAAGAACAGTGAAAAACAGATCGAACTGACCGTTGCCATCCCAACTGAGAAATCAGTTGACATCATTGCAAAACTGCCACTG ATGACTCTTTCCAAGCTGGCCCTGCCTCTGCCTTTTGCCGTGCCCATAAGCCGCGAAGCCATCATCCGTGCATTCCCAGAGGACAACATTCTTGACAATATGCA GTCTGAAATCTTTTTCTTCTTCACTTTCTTTACTTCAGCTCAATGTTCCATGGAGCGCAACATGCTGACCACCTTCAACAACAGAAGATACAAGAATGAGATGCCAAACTCTTGCTACCAGGTGTTGGCTCAGGACTGCACCAATGAGCTCAAATTCAGTGTCCTCCTGAAGAAGGATCAGCTCACAGAGCAGAACCACATCAATGTGAAGATTGCAGATCT GGATGTCGACCTGTACCCCACTGGCTCTGATGTGCTGGTTAAGATCAACGGAATGGAGGTTCCCGTTTCCAGCCTTCCTTACAGACACGCCTCAG GCTCTGTCCAGATCAGACAGAAAGCTCAAGGCCTGGCACTTCACGCCCCTAAACTGGGTCTTCAGGAGGTTTACTTCAGCAAGGACCAATGGAGG GTGAATGTTGTGGACTGGATGAGAGGCCAGGTTTGTGGTCTCTGTGGAAAGGCTGACGGAGAGACCAGACAGGAATACTCCACACCAAGTGGCTACCAGACTGAGAGCCCAGTCAGCTTCGCCCACTCCTGGGTGCTCTCTGCCGAGAGCTGCCGCGACAGCACCG AATGCCGCATGAAGCTTGAATCCGTGAAGCTGGAGAAGCAGATCAATGTGAACGGACAGGACTCCAAATGCTACTCTGTCGAGCCCGTGCTGCGCTGTCTGCCTGGATGCCTCCCACTGAAGACCATGCCAGTCACCGTTGGATACCACTGCCTGCCCATTG AATCCAGTTCCCTGGACCTGGACAGTATCAATGAGAAGAGCGTGGACCTGAGGGAGACAGCAGAGGCCCACATGGCATGCCAGTGCAATGCCCGTTGTGCATAG